A genomic stretch from Ooceraea biroi isolate clonal line C1 chromosome 3, Obir_v5.4, whole genome shotgun sequence includes:
- the LOC105277490 gene encoding 6-phosphofructo-2-kinase/fructose-2,6-bisphosphatase isoform X1 gives MPWVAACFDLLAAPLLGYCLAVRKLALQVGILQEKKIDLAGRSTSTETPLYADVTTNMVPNAEEQHQDPGKEKVAGRMLGTSKSSRKFAGVIIATCGLPARGKSQIGQSLARRLNWNGMTTKVFRVSDYRRKRLDTRTPHEHFRSDNAANNALRALAQRDAMQDCAAWLASGNNIALLDAMLITRAQRTEVYDYFSGQLGYRVLFIECVCDDPEILEQNQQEIVRHSIDYVGADAALAAEDVRSKIAYYTQLYEPMDERTYPRIKIDTVTMDIETCKVSGHIETSVLRYLGDISLRPHTLYFSRHGESEYNVLGKVGGDAVLSARGERYAQALSNKFNAMRIPDLRVLTSRLRRTIATARGIEAPQEHVAALNELHAGVCEGLSYEEMQEHYPQEFAWRDQDKLRYRYPWGESYIDAMQRVEPVIAELQRSHNVLVVSHQAVLRCIIGFFLDKKPEELPYMEVPLHTIIRIASQGYNYKLELFKLPIECVNTTRVKPTNCSGDRTADDALITVPAHFDIPDPWRNPGNGPTLVQQH, from the exons ATGCCCTGGGTTGCCGCATGCTTTGATCTGCTGGCGGCTCCGTTACTGGGTTACTGTCTCGCGGTCAGGAAACTTGCCCTACAAGTCGGCATCCTGCAGGAGAAGAAGATCGATCTCGCCGGGAGATCGACTAGCACGGAAACACCCTTGTACGCTGACGTAACAACCAACATGGTCCCCAACGCGGAAGAGCAGCATCAAG ATCCCGGCAAAGAGAAGGTTGCGGGAAGAATGTTGGGTACATCGAAGTCATCGCGCAAATTCGCGGGAGTCATCATAGCCACTTGTGGTTTACCGGCTCGTGGGAAAAGCCAAATTGGACAGAGTCTTGCTCGCAGACTCAATTGGAATGGCATGACCACGAAGG TATTTCGCGTGAGCGATTATCGAAGAAAACGGCTTGATACCCGTACACCTCACGAGCACTTCCGATCGGATAATGCAGCCAACAATGCTTTAAGGGCTCTCGCTCAGAGGGATGCTATGCAGGATTGTGCAGCATGGCTGGCATCTGGAAATAACATAGCA CTTCTGGATGCCATGCTGATCACGCGAGCGCAGCGCACGGAGGTCTACGACTACTTTTCCGGCCAGCTCGGTTATCGGGTTTTGTTCATCGAATGCGTCTGCGATGATCCGGAGATCTTGGAGCAAAATCAGCAGGAGATCGTGAGACACAGCATTGACTACGTGGGTGCGGATGCGGCATTGGCCGCGGAGGATGTGCGCTCGAAGATCGCCTATTACACTCAATTGTACGAGCCCATGGACGAGAGGACCTATCCCAGGATCAAGATCGACACCGTCACCATGGATATCGAGACCTGCAAAGTGTCCGGTCATATTGAAACCAGCGTGCTCAGATATCTTGGAGACATCAGTCTAAGACCGCACACTCTTTATTTCTCGAGG caCGGCGAGAGCGAGTACAACGTGCTCGGTAAAGTCGGCGGTGATGCGGTACTGAGTGCCAGAGGCGAGCGGTATGCTCAAGCGTTGTCGAACAAGTTCAACGCCATGCGTATTCCCGATCTTCGTGTTCTCACCAGCCGCCTTCGCAGAACCATCGCAACGGCACGCGGCATCGAAGCTCCTCAGGAACACGTAGCCGCTCTGAATGAGCTTCACGCGGGGGTGTGCGAGGGTCTCTCCTACGAGGAGATGCAGGAGCACTATCCACAG GAATTCGCCTGGCGCGATCAGGACAAGCTGCGTTATCGTTACCCGTGGGGAGAGAGTTACATTGACGCAATGCAACGTGTCGAGCCGGTGATTGCTGAGTTGCAGCGGTCCCACAACGTGCTCGTGGTGTCGCATCAGGCGGTATTGCGCTGCATCATCGGATTCTTCCTCGACAAGAAACCCGAGGAACTGCCCTACATGGAAGTGCCGCTGCACACGATAATCCGCATCGCCAGCCAGGGCTACAATTACAAGCTCGAGCTCTTCAAGCTGCCAATCGAGTGCGTAAACACGACTCGCGTCAAGCCGACGAATTGCAGCGGTGATCGTACCGCCGACGATGCCCTCATCACTGTTCCAGCCCACTTCGATATACCGGATCCTTGGAGGAATCCCGGCAACGGGCCCACTCTCGTGCAACAGCATTAG
- the LOC105277490 gene encoding 6-phosphofructo-2-kinase/fructose-2,6-bisphosphatase isoform X2 translates to MCVLDPGKEKVAGRMLGTSKSSRKFAGVIIATCGLPARGKSQIGQSLARRLNWNGMTTKVFRVSDYRRKRLDTRTPHEHFRSDNAANNALRALAQRDAMQDCAAWLASGNNIALLDAMLITRAQRTEVYDYFSGQLGYRVLFIECVCDDPEILEQNQQEIVRHSIDYVGADAALAAEDVRSKIAYYTQLYEPMDERTYPRIKIDTVTMDIETCKVSGHIETSVLRYLGDISLRPHTLYFSRHGESEYNVLGKVGGDAVLSARGERYAQALSNKFNAMRIPDLRVLTSRLRRTIATARGIEAPQEHVAALNELHAGVCEGLSYEEMQEHYPQEFAWRDQDKLRYRYPWGESYIDAMQRVEPVIAELQRSHNVLVVSHQAVLRCIIGFFLDKKPEELPYMEVPLHTIIRIASQGYNYKLELFKLPIECVNTTRVKPTNCSGDRTADDALITVPAHFDIPDPWRNPGNGPTLVQQH, encoded by the exons ATGTGTGTGTTAG ATCCCGGCAAAGAGAAGGTTGCGGGAAGAATGTTGGGTACATCGAAGTCATCGCGCAAATTCGCGGGAGTCATCATAGCCACTTGTGGTTTACCGGCTCGTGGGAAAAGCCAAATTGGACAGAGTCTTGCTCGCAGACTCAATTGGAATGGCATGACCACGAAGG TATTTCGCGTGAGCGATTATCGAAGAAAACGGCTTGATACCCGTACACCTCACGAGCACTTCCGATCGGATAATGCAGCCAACAATGCTTTAAGGGCTCTCGCTCAGAGGGATGCTATGCAGGATTGTGCAGCATGGCTGGCATCTGGAAATAACATAGCA CTTCTGGATGCCATGCTGATCACGCGAGCGCAGCGCACGGAGGTCTACGACTACTTTTCCGGCCAGCTCGGTTATCGGGTTTTGTTCATCGAATGCGTCTGCGATGATCCGGAGATCTTGGAGCAAAATCAGCAGGAGATCGTGAGACACAGCATTGACTACGTGGGTGCGGATGCGGCATTGGCCGCGGAGGATGTGCGCTCGAAGATCGCCTATTACACTCAATTGTACGAGCCCATGGACGAGAGGACCTATCCCAGGATCAAGATCGACACCGTCACCATGGATATCGAGACCTGCAAAGTGTCCGGTCATATTGAAACCAGCGTGCTCAGATATCTTGGAGACATCAGTCTAAGACCGCACACTCTTTATTTCTCGAGG caCGGCGAGAGCGAGTACAACGTGCTCGGTAAAGTCGGCGGTGATGCGGTACTGAGTGCCAGAGGCGAGCGGTATGCTCAAGCGTTGTCGAACAAGTTCAACGCCATGCGTATTCCCGATCTTCGTGTTCTCACCAGCCGCCTTCGCAGAACCATCGCAACGGCACGCGGCATCGAAGCTCCTCAGGAACACGTAGCCGCTCTGAATGAGCTTCACGCGGGGGTGTGCGAGGGTCTCTCCTACGAGGAGATGCAGGAGCACTATCCACAG GAATTCGCCTGGCGCGATCAGGACAAGCTGCGTTATCGTTACCCGTGGGGAGAGAGTTACATTGACGCAATGCAACGTGTCGAGCCGGTGATTGCTGAGTTGCAGCGGTCCCACAACGTGCTCGTGGTGTCGCATCAGGCGGTATTGCGCTGCATCATCGGATTCTTCCTCGACAAGAAACCCGAGGAACTGCCCTACATGGAAGTGCCGCTGCACACGATAATCCGCATCGCCAGCCAGGGCTACAATTACAAGCTCGAGCTCTTCAAGCTGCCAATCGAGTGCGTAAACACGACTCGCGTCAAGCCGACGAATTGCAGCGGTGATCGTACCGCCGACGATGCCCTCATCACTGTTCCAGCCCACTTCGATATACCGGATCCTTGGAGGAATCCCGGCAACGGGCCCACTCTCGTGCAACAGCATTAG
- the LOC105277492 gene encoding transmembrane protein 147, protein MTLYHFGNCLALVYVPYYLTYKYSGLSEYGAFWKCIQAGGIYIFTQLVKMLALATFFPTADNVGEEGFDVFGEFLKSSIDLADLVGILLVLNGIPGKGHAKVLTAGIGWAGAEVLLTRFLLLWVGARGAEFDWKYIQKSLESNINLVQHITTATLVWLWSRHDLRRGLVPVVISMLILTVYRPLVLDFLTSLLLAGPWSTLIIKAITTFVMGATTLHIYAGLAHSIGIF, encoded by the exons ATGACATTGTATCATTTTGGAAACTGCTTGGCGTTGGTATACGTGCCATACTACTTGACGTATAAATATTCTGGCCT GTCAGAATACGGTGCTTTCTGGAAATGCATCCAAGCGGGTGGTATCTACATCTTCACTCAACTTGTAAAAATGCTAGCGCTTGCCACATTTTTTCCTACAGCTGACAATGTTGGAGAAGAAGGGTTCGATGTGTTTGGA GAGTTTCTAAAGTCATCTATCGACTTAGCAGACCTGGTAGGAATTCTGCTAGTACTGAATGGTATACCGGGAAAGGGCCATGCCAAGGTATTAACTGCTGGTATAGGCTGGGCAGGAGCAGAGGTATTGCTCACGAGGTTTTTGTTACTCTGGGTTGGAGCGCGTGGTGCTGAGTTCGATTGGAAGTACATCCAAAAGAGTCTCGAGTCAAATATAAACTtg GTTCAACATATAACGACCGCAACATTGGTTTGGTTGTGGTCGAGGCACGATTTACGACGTGGTTTAGTTCCCGTAGTGATTAGTATGCTCATACTCACGGTGTACAGGCCGCTGGTGCTAGATTTTCTTACGTCACTTTTGTTAGCTGGTCCATGGTCAACGCTTATTATTAAGGCGATCACTACCTTTGTCATGGGTGCAACAACGCTGCATATTTATGCAGGCCTTGCACATTCAATCGGAATTTTCTGA